The Echinicola rosea genome has a segment encoding these proteins:
- a CDS encoding DUF4837 family protein, which produces MNKKNSLILALFILTASMMMSCQDGENGSNSNKPKARGASGEILLVIDSVKYKGPVGDALKGIFEEDIKGLVREETLFDMRKVDPRSMTRILKMAYNIVYVTTFDDKKAGSRMISNQFSPASKEKAAGDPSLFMLRNEDEFAQGQEVVYLFGNNEEELINNLRKNTDKLQNLFEVRERNRLGSAILERTNGKVQSKGKEVLGLDLKVPASYQFVKEEENFLWARQPTPTTQRADISLIFYQTEYTSEEQVFPENIIKLRDEILKTRVFGDPEKPNSYLETEKQIVPSFRNMQIDGQYAIEMRGQWKTHSISMGGSFVSYTVVDEANGKLYYLEGFLYYPNETHKKALREIEAILMATTFPKGNNN; this is translated from the coding sequence ATGAATAAGAAAAACAGTTTGATTCTGGCCCTATTTATCTTGACAGCAAGCATGATGATGAGCTGCCAAGATGGCGAAAACGGAAGTAACTCCAATAAACCCAAAGCAAGAGGTGCAAGCGGGGAGATACTTTTGGTCATTGATTCGGTCAAGTACAAAGGGCCCGTAGGCGATGCCCTAAAAGGGATATTTGAAGAGGACATCAAAGGTCTTGTACGAGAGGAAACCCTTTTCGACATGCGAAAAGTCGATCCAAGATCCATGACAAGGATACTAAAAATGGCTTATAACATCGTGTATGTCACTACTTTTGACGACAAGAAGGCAGGCAGCCGCATGATCAGCAACCAATTTAGCCCAGCCTCCAAGGAAAAGGCCGCTGGTGATCCATCGCTGTTCATGTTGAGAAACGAAGATGAATTTGCTCAGGGACAAGAAGTCGTTTACCTATTTGGCAATAATGAAGAGGAGCTGATCAACAACCTCCGGAAGAACACAGATAAACTTCAAAACCTTTTTGAAGTACGGGAAAGAAACCGTCTGGGAAGCGCTATCCTCGAACGCACCAATGGAAAAGTACAATCAAAGGGTAAAGAAGTCTTGGGACTGGACTTAAAGGTCCCAGCCTCCTATCAATTTGTCAAGGAAGAGGAAAACTTCCTCTGGGCAAGGCAGCCGACCCCTACCACCCAGCGGGCAGACATTAGCCTGATCTTTTACCAAACGGAATACACTTCTGAAGAACAAGTATTTCCGGAGAACATCATCAAATTACGTGATGAAATCCTAAAAACCCGTGTTTTTGGTGATCCTGAAAAGCCAAATTCTTATTTGGAAACAGAAAAACAAATTGTACCTTCCTTTAGGAATATGCAGATCGACGGGCAATATGCCATCGAGATGCGGGGACAGTGGAAGACACACTCCATCAGTATGGGCGGGTCATTTGTTTCCTACACAGTAGTCGATGAAGCCAACGGAAAACTTTATTACTTGGAAGGATTTTTATATTATCCGAATGAAACCCATAAAAAAGCCCTTCGGGAAATCGAAGCGATATTGATGGCCACAACATTCCCAAAAGGCAACAATAACTAA
- the sov gene encoding T9SS outer membrane translocon Sov/SprA gives MDSLEERRALPSFLLWDNYRTNPLYPQQSPLDYRNSPFYNQSPQEQQVEIELDSTLQYRVYDQMDSTDVNAGYTFDFEEFSKIQELRMRQQYWRDRSKGMYGESAVSGRGLIPPITMSPTFDRLFGGSEINIVPTGYINLDFGGIFRRIDNPSIPIRQQRNGGFNFDQQIQMSVNGNLGEKMQINANFDSNNSFDFQNQLKVEYRGFEEDIIKSIEIGNVSMPVQNSLIQGSQNLFGVKTQLQFGKLFMTAVASTQRGQRDEIVIEGDGQGRPFELRASEYDDNRHFFLAHFFRENYERWLRGLPQILSGVNVTRVEVYIMNRANNTETLRNFTAFMDLGEGERIYRPDNPNIGTGTPGSPASNEANDLFDNLTANPNFRPYDQASNQIESGLGLVKGTDFVQVNGARKLANNEYTFHKELGYLSLNRKILNDEVVAVSFEYTYNGQAYKVGEMSEDYQNRPESDVLFLKLLRPARINTNVPTWDLMMKNVYSFNANQIQKEGFQLQVIYRDDRTGLDNPSLLEGQQVKDVPLVRLMGLDNLNPQNDPAPDGNFDFVPGLTILPEKGMLIFPKLEPFGKTLADNFLPNEESLKDKFVYDTLYRTTKADAELVTRLNKYYIKGNLTAGSSSEIMLPGLNISEGSVIVNAGNIPLTEGVDYTVDYNIGRVVIINEGILASGKRITISFEKADLVSFQTRSLLGTRFDYIFNDNLTLGGTFLYLNERPNITRISTGSETIKNSLWGLDLNYSEKSRWLTKLADALPFTDTKDESLVTFSGEFAHLIPGTSNKVDGEGASYIDDFETAITPFSLGGSPQSWKLSSTPRTNDNRFDMSMMTEDQLGNAYRRARLAWYNIDNVFYRRTGQGVPENITDEDRQNYYVKSFTPQEIFEGRDQDAIVLPEPLFDLAYYPSERGMYNYNPALDSEGLLPSPEDNYGGISRVITSDVDFDRTNIEYIEFWMLDPFISGPNGRVLDGIFNENNTTGGKLVFNLGEISEDVMKDGRQAFENGLPKDGDPSETTENEWGRVTNQQYLTPGFDNSPESRAFQDVGLDGLSSEQEVDYFQDRFLSRLNVTGEAYERIAADPSADTFQYYLGEELDQQNVKIQERYKHFNGMENNTPISASSNQSYTASGSNKPDNEDLNGDNTINEVENYYEYEIDLQPGGLEVGRNHVVGKSTRNINGQDITWYQFRIPVRQPDNVQGDISGFKSLRFIRTYLTDFEQPVVLRMAQFRMVGSQWRTFRESLYERGLFEVPEPDVSNMTVGVVNIEENGQGNSMQSPYVLPPGINRDRDNTSTVERQLNEQSLSLCIDNLQSRDARAVFKNSNLDLVQYGRLKMFFHADSEDALDGELTAFLRLGTDYTDNYYEIEVPLNITPKGTRDPNQIWPSANEIDIAIDEIVGVKSARDNNQHPQNLPYTEQIRQYNVTVVGRPELNYVQGLMIGVRNPASTGSASKSICVWANELRVVDFNKSNGWAANARLNAKIADVATISSSIRHNTFGFGGLETRLSERSRESTTQYDVSANVQVDRLLPEGLNLSVPMYVSMENSTTKPQFDPLNPDVPFELALSKFRTNSEREAYRDLVLDQVKRRNISFSNVRKLPSEKKEKNHIYDLSNFSFSYAYGIVKQSNINTEDYTYESYRGNISYNYAPNPVVVEPFKNWGVLKSPYLQLIRDFNLNLAPSQITASLDVDRKFMRTQYRNDQLTTEGVDPLFQKSFYINRFFGLNWDLTQNLSFDYRANVNAIVDEPQGDLDTETKQDSVRSNFKKLGRPTNYNHSFIANYTVPLDKMPALDWISADIRYEATYSWLTGSIGQRDTLGNVIQNTRNRTLNGKMDFVGLYNKSAKLRALNAPKRPSIPGQRNKEQDSITTDGFGNGILKFAMMLKEISGQYSITEGTFLPGYMENTGLFGMDRSFMNPGLGFLFGSQNADIRYDLANRGVMAPSSDLTQAFRQNQVKNLQIQAILEPARDFRVTLDMRKRETGQYSEIFRSESEASNDYLSVNPNRLGAYNITYNMIKTTFAKDDADNNSPLFNDFESYRSVIKGRLDASNPGGEYNINGQDVLVPAFLAAYSGKSPQEIPLNPFPKFPLPNWRVEYRGLSRLSLFEETFSSINLTHNYTSTYDVSNFSSSLLYQNGLELYNKIEHYPAASITDEYGSYIPVFILNQVVLSERFGPFLGVDILTKNRMNISFEFNKERAIGLNFSNAQVTEQKSKDFRFELGYTKSGVKIPFKVQGQQEILDNDLEIRVSTSIVDTQTLQRKLEEGSTITNGNVNLQIRPSLGYIINQNLKVTFYFDRTVNDPRITTAYRRSSTAFGGQLRFNLGQ, from the coding sequence ATGGACTCACTGGAAGAGCGAAGGGCATTGCCATCCTTTTTATTATGGGACAATTACCGTACCAATCCCCTCTACCCACAACAGAGTCCTTTGGATTACCGTAATTCCCCATTCTATAACCAAAGCCCACAGGAACAGCAGGTGGAAATCGAACTGGATTCCACCCTCCAATACCGCGTCTATGACCAAATGGACTCCACGGATGTCAATGCAGGCTACACCTTTGACTTCGAGGAATTTTCAAAAATCCAAGAATTGCGGATGCGCCAGCAATATTGGCGTGATCGTTCCAAGGGGATGTATGGCGAGAGTGCCGTCAGCGGCCGTGGACTGATCCCTCCTATCACCATGAGCCCAACTTTTGATAGGCTTTTTGGCGGTAGTGAAATCAATATCGTACCCACTGGCTATATCAACTTGGACTTTGGCGGGATATTTAGACGCATAGACAACCCCTCCATCCCCATCCGACAGCAGCGAAATGGAGGGTTCAATTTTGATCAGCAGATCCAGATGAGCGTAAACGGGAATTTGGGTGAAAAGATGCAGATCAATGCAAATTTTGACAGTAATAATTCCTTTGACTTCCAAAACCAACTAAAAGTAGAGTACCGAGGATTCGAAGAGGACATTATCAAGAGCATTGAAATCGGGAATGTCAGCATGCCTGTCCAAAACAGCCTGATCCAAGGTTCCCAAAACCTATTTGGAGTGAAGACGCAGCTTCAGTTTGGCAAGCTGTTTATGACGGCAGTCGCCTCCACCCAGCGGGGACAGCGCGACGAAATCGTCATCGAAGGCGACGGACAGGGACGTCCCTTTGAGCTCCGGGCGTCCGAATACGATGACAATAGGCACTTTTTCCTGGCACACTTTTTCCGTGAAAATTACGAACGTTGGCTCCGGGGACTTCCCCAGATCCTCTCCGGGGTAAATGTCACACGGGTGGAAGTGTACATCATGAACAGGGCAAACAATACCGAAACCCTAAGGAATTTCACGGCTTTTATGGACCTAGGGGAAGGGGAACGCATTTATCGACCTGACAATCCCAACATTGGCACTGGTACTCCGGGAAGCCCAGCTTCCAATGAGGCAAATGATCTCTTCGACAACCTGACCGCAAATCCCAATTTCCGACCCTATGACCAGGCTTCCAACCAGATTGAAAGTGGATTGGGACTGGTAAAAGGTACCGACTTCGTTCAGGTAAACGGAGCCAGAAAACTGGCAAACAATGAATATACATTTCATAAGGAACTCGGATACCTGAGCCTTAACAGGAAGATCCTGAACGATGAAGTGGTGGCCGTCTCTTTTGAATACACCTACAATGGACAGGCCTATAAGGTCGGGGAAATGTCTGAAGACTACCAAAACCGCCCAGAATCAGACGTGCTTTTCCTCAAGCTCCTGCGTCCTGCCCGGATCAATACCAATGTCCCCACTTGGGACCTGATGATGAAAAACGTTTATAGCTTCAATGCCAACCAAATCCAAAAGGAAGGCTTTCAGCTACAGGTAATCTATCGTGATGACCGCACCGGACTGGACAACCCCAGCCTACTGGAAGGACAACAGGTAAAGGATGTCCCTTTGGTCCGCCTAATGGGGCTCGATAACCTCAATCCACAAAATGACCCTGCACCGGACGGGAATTTTGATTTTGTCCCTGGACTGACCATTTTGCCCGAAAAAGGAATGCTGATCTTCCCCAAACTAGAACCCTTTGGCAAAACATTGGCCGACAACTTCCTGCCCAACGAGGAAAGCCTGAAGGATAAGTTTGTCTATGATACCCTTTACCGTACCACGAAGGCAGATGCGGAACTTGTCACAAGACTGAACAAATACTACATCAAAGGTAACCTGACAGCTGGATCTTCCTCAGAAATCATGCTCCCCGGCCTGAATATTTCCGAGGGGTCGGTGATCGTCAATGCCGGTAATATCCCGCTGACCGAAGGAGTGGACTACACCGTGGACTACAACATTGGCAGGGTCGTGATCATCAATGAGGGGATTTTGGCCTCTGGCAAAAGGATTACCATTAGCTTTGAAAAAGCAGACCTGGTCTCCTTCCAGACCAGGAGCCTTCTGGGGACACGCTTTGACTACATCTTCAACGACAACTTGACCCTTGGGGGTACATTCCTATACCTCAATGAACGTCCCAACATCACCAGGATCAGCACAGGTAGCGAAACCATCAAAAACAGCCTTTGGGGACTGGATTTAAACTATAGTGAGAAGTCAAGGTGGTTGACAAAGCTGGCCGATGCACTTCCCTTTACGGACACAAAAGATGAATCTTTGGTGACCTTTAGTGGTGAATTTGCCCACCTGATCCCCGGTACTTCCAACAAAGTCGATGGGGAAGGAGCATCCTATATCGATGACTTCGAAACGGCCATTACGCCGTTTAGTCTAGGTGGCAGTCCACAGAGCTGGAAACTCTCATCCACCCCAAGGACCAATGACAACCGTTTTGATATGAGCATGATGACCGAGGACCAATTGGGCAATGCATACCGAAGGGCCCGACTCGCATGGTACAATATTGACAACGTCTTTTATCGACGCACCGGCCAGGGTGTGCCTGAAAACATCACTGACGAGGACCGTCAAAATTACTATGTCAAGTCCTTTACTCCCCAAGAAATATTCGAAGGACGTGATCAGGACGCCATTGTCCTGCCTGAACCGTTATTTGACCTGGCCTATTACCCTTCCGAAAGGGGGATGTACAACTATAATCCTGCCCTGGACAGCGAAGGACTTCTCCCGAGTCCAGAGGATAATTATGGCGGTATTTCCAGGGTTATCACATCCGATGTGGATTTTGACCGGACCAACATCGAATACATCGAATTCTGGATGCTCGATCCTTTTATTTCTGGTCCAAATGGCCGGGTCCTGGATGGAATCTTCAACGAAAACAATACCACTGGGGGAAAACTGGTCTTCAACCTTGGCGAAATCTCGGAAGATGTCATGAAAGATGGCCGCCAAGCCTTTGAGAATGGCCTTCCCAAAGACGGGGATCCTTCCGAAACTACGGAAAACGAATGGGGACGTGTGACGAACCAACAGTACCTGACCCCCGGTTTTGACAATTCCCCAGAATCGCGGGCATTTCAGGACGTCGGATTAGACGGACTGAGCAGCGAGCAAGAAGTAGATTACTTCCAGGACAGGTTTTTGAGCCGATTAAATGTAACTGGTGAAGCCTATGAAAGGATCGCTGCTGACCCATCAGCAGACACCTTCCAATACTACCTTGGAGAGGAACTCGACCAACAGAATGTGAAGATTCAGGAACGGTACAAGCACTTCAACGGAATGGAAAACAACACCCCCATTTCTGCCAGTTCCAACCAATCCTATACTGCTTCCGGCTCCAATAAACCGGACAATGAAGATCTCAACGGTGACAATACCATCAACGAGGTAGAAAATTACTACGAGTACGAAATCGACTTGCAGCCGGGAGGGCTGGAAGTAGGAAGGAATCACGTAGTGGGAAAATCCACCCGAAATATCAACGGCCAGGATATCACTTGGTATCAATTCCGCATTCCCGTCAGACAGCCTGACAATGTACAGGGGGACATCTCAGGCTTTAAGTCCCTGCGGTTTATCCGGACTTACCTGACCGACTTCGAGCAACCTGTCGTATTGAGGATGGCGCAGTTTAGGATGGTGGGCAGCCAATGGCGAACCTTCCGTGAATCCCTTTATGAGCGGGGGCTTTTTGAAGTCCCTGAGCCCGATGTCTCCAATATGACCGTGGGTGTGGTCAATATCGAAGAAAATGGACAAGGGAATTCCATGCAAAGCCCCTATGTTCTTCCACCCGGTATCAACCGGGACCGGGACAACACTTCCACTGTGGAGCGCCAGCTCAATGAACAGTCGCTCAGCCTGTGCATTGACAACCTTCAAAGCCGTGACGCCAGGGCGGTATTCAAAAACAGCAACTTGGACCTGGTGCAATATGGCCGTCTTAAGATGTTCTTCCACGCCGATAGTGAAGATGCACTGGACGGGGAACTCACCGCTTTTTTACGACTTGGGACGGATTATACAGACAATTACTATGAGATCGAAGTACCGCTCAACATCACGCCAAAAGGCACCCGTGATCCCAACCAAATTTGGCCAAGTGCCAATGAAATAGACATCGCTATTGATGAGATCGTAGGGGTAAAATCCGCAAGGGACAATAATCAGCATCCCCAAAACCTCCCCTATACTGAACAGATAAGACAGTATAATGTAACGGTAGTGGGCAGGCCAGAACTAAACTATGTTCAGGGACTGATGATCGGTGTACGAAATCCAGCTTCTACTGGTAGTGCCAGCAAGTCGATCTGTGTCTGGGCCAATGAACTAAGGGTGGTCGATTTCAACAAGTCCAATGGGTGGGCAGCCAATGCACGACTAAATGCCAAAATCGCTGATGTAGCCACAATCTCCAGCAGCATCCGCCATAACACCTTTGGCTTTGGCGGACTGGAAACGCGGCTTTCCGAAAGGTCTCGGGAGTCCACCACTCAGTATGATGTATCTGCAAATGTCCAAGTGGACCGCTTACTTCCAGAAGGATTGAACCTGAGTGTCCCCATGTACGTCAGCATGGAAAACAGTACTACAAAACCACAATTTGATCCGCTAAACCCTGATGTTCCCTTTGAACTGGCCTTGAGTAAATTCAGGACCAACTCCGAACGTGAAGCCTATCGTGATCTGGTGCTCGACCAAGTCAAACGCCGTAATATAAGCTTCTCCAATGTGCGGAAACTGCCGAGTGAAAAAAAAGAGAAAAACCATATTTATGACCTGTCAAACTTTTCTTTCTCTTATGCTTATGGAATCGTAAAACAAAGCAATATCAACACGGAGGATTATACATATGAATCCTATCGTGGCAATATTTCCTATAATTACGCCCCCAATCCTGTGGTCGTGGAGCCTTTTAAAAACTGGGGAGTGCTCAAAAGCCCCTACCTTCAGCTGATAAGGGATTTTAACCTTAACCTGGCCCCCAGCCAGATCACGGCAAGCTTGGATGTGGACAGGAAATTCATGCGTACCCAGTACCGAAATGACCAGCTGACCACCGAAGGGGTGGATCCACTTTTCCAAAAGAGCTTTTATATCAACCGCTTTTTTGGCCTCAACTGGGACCTGACCCAAAACCTGAGTTTTGACTACCGGGCCAATGTCAATGCCATTGTGGACGAACCTCAGGGAGACTTGGACACCGAAACCAAACAGGACTCTGTCCGAAGCAACTTCAAAAAGCTGGGAAGGCCCACCAACTACAACCATTCTTTCATTGCCAATTACACCGTACCACTGGACAAGATGCCCGCATTGGACTGGATAAGTGCCGATATCAGGTACGAAGCCACGTACAGTTGGCTCACCGGTTCCATTGGCCAAAGGGATACGCTGGGGAATGTCATCCAAAACACCAGAAACCGCACATTAAACGGTAAAATGGACTTTGTAGGGCTGTACAACAAATCGGCGAAACTGCGTGCATTGAATGCTCCAAAACGGCCGAGCATCCCTGGCCAAAGAAATAAGGAACAGGACAGCATCACCACCGATGGTTTTGGCAACGGAATCCTGAAATTTGCCATGATGCTGAAAGAGATCTCTGGTCAATACAGTATTACCGAAGGCACCTTTTTGCCCGGGTATATGGAAAATACAGGGCTGTTTGGGATGGACAGGAGCTTTATGAACCCAGGACTTGGCTTTTTGTTTGGGAGCCAAAATGCTGACATCCGCTATGACCTGGCCAACAGAGGTGTCATGGCACCCAGCTCGGACCTTACTCAGGCATTCCGGCAAAATCAAGTGAAAAACCTGCAAATACAGGCCATCCTGGAGCCGGCGAGGGACTTTAGGGTCACCTTGGACATGAGAAAAAGGGAAACAGGCCAATACAGTGAAATCTTCCGTAGTGAAAGCGAGGCCAGCAATGACTACCTCTCTGTAAATCCTAACCGCTTAGGAGCCTATAACATCACTTACAATATGATCAAAACGACATTTGCCAAGGATGATGCGGATAACAATTCTCCCCTATTCAATGATTTTGAATCCTACCGATCCGTGATCAAGGGCAGACTGGATGCCTCCAATCCAGGAGGAGAATACAATATCAATGGGCAAGATGTGCTGGTACCCGCTTTTCTGGCAGCTTACAGTGGTAAGTCTCCCCAAGAAATCCCGCTAAATCCATTTCCCAAGTTTCCACTGCCCAATTGGCGCGTGGAATACCGGGGACTGTCCCGTCTTTCGTTGTTCGAAGAAACCTTCAGTTC
- a CDS encoding NADP-dependent malic enzyme: protein MAIKIRKEDALGYHSQGSPGKIEVVPTKPLSSQLDLALAYSPGVAEPCLEIAKKKENAYKYTAKGNLVGVISNGTAVLGLGDIGPEASKPVMEGKGVLFKKFAGIDVFDIEIDEKDPQKLIQIIKSLEPTFGGINLEDIKAPECFEIEQALKQEMHIPVMHDDQHGTAIISGAALLNALEIVHKNIEDIRLVVCGAGAAAVSCTRFYMSLGVKRENLVMVDIDGVIRTDRPDLDEVRKEFATSRADLHTLADAMKGADVFLGLSAGNIVSPEHIQSMADNPIVFALANPNPEIDYNLAVSTRDDLIMATGRSDFPNQVNNVLGFPYIFRGALDVRATAINEEMKLATAQAIAKLAKEPVPEIVNKAYGDDQLGFGRKYLIPKPLDPRLITTIAPAVARTAMETGVAQTAITDWETYELELQERIGIDQRLMSRVIARAKKNPKRVVFAEADNTKILKAAQLINDERIGDPILLGNKEVILKLIEEHSLDLSNVQIIDPYEELDRLEKFGNLLYQKRQRKGLTPFEAQKMMRDRTYFGAMMVETGEADALISGLTKDYPKTILPALHVIGVKQDVDRVAGMYIMNSDKGPYFFADTTVNVDPTADQIVEIIGLTADAVKFFDLEPKVAVLSYSNFGSAKGNTPTKTALATAKAKEKFPELIIEGEMQANVAINEAIQKENYPFSALANKKANTLIFPNLSSGNIAYKLLAEIGNAEAIGPVLLGMNKPVHILQLGSSIREIINMVAIAVVDAQSHDNI from the coding sequence ATGGCGATTAAAATCAGAAAAGAAGATGCCTTGGGCTACCATTCCCAAGGCAGTCCAGGAAAAATCGAGGTCGTTCCGACGAAACCACTCTCCAGCCAGTTGGATCTGGCCTTGGCCTATTCACCTGGAGTGGCAGAACCCTGTTTGGAAATCGCCAAAAAGAAAGAAAATGCCTACAAATACACCGCAAAAGGGAACCTTGTGGGCGTAATTTCCAATGGGACCGCCGTGCTTGGCCTGGGAGACATTGGTCCGGAGGCCAGCAAACCTGTCATGGAAGGAAAAGGTGTCCTTTTCAAGAAATTTGCAGGCATAGACGTTTTCGATATTGAAATCGACGAAAAAGATCCCCAGAAACTGATCCAAATCATTAAATCACTGGAGCCTACTTTCGGAGGGATCAACTTGGAAGATATCAAGGCCCCAGAGTGCTTTGAAATCGAACAGGCACTCAAGCAGGAAATGCATATCCCTGTCATGCACGATGACCAGCATGGAACGGCCATCATCTCAGGAGCCGCCTTGCTCAATGCCCTTGAAATCGTCCATAAAAATATCGAGGATATTCGTTTGGTGGTTTGTGGTGCAGGTGCCGCAGCTGTTTCCTGTACCCGCTTTTACATGTCACTGGGGGTAAAAAGAGAAAATTTGGTAATGGTCGATATTGACGGTGTTATCCGGACAGACCGGCCAGACCTTGATGAGGTCAGGAAGGAATTTGCCACTTCACGGGCAGACCTCCACACCCTTGCCGATGCGATGAAAGGAGCGGATGTGTTTTTGGGCCTATCGGCAGGAAACATCGTCTCTCCCGAACACATCCAATCCATGGCGGACAACCCCATCGTTTTTGCCTTGGCAAATCCTAATCCAGAAATTGACTATAACCTGGCCGTCTCCACCCGTGATGACCTCATTATGGCCACGGGAAGATCGGATTTTCCAAACCAAGTAAACAATGTACTCGGTTTTCCCTACATCTTCAGGGGAGCACTCGACGTAAGGGCAACCGCCATCAATGAAGAAATGAAACTGGCCACTGCACAAGCCATCGCGAAGCTGGCCAAGGAGCCCGTGCCCGAAATCGTCAACAAGGCTTATGGCGATGACCAATTGGGTTTTGGGAGGAAATACCTTATTCCAAAACCGTTGGATCCACGCCTGATCACCACCATCGCCCCTGCTGTGGCAAGGACAGCGATGGAAACGGGTGTGGCACAAACGGCCATTACCGACTGGGAAACATACGAATTGGAACTCCAAGAGCGAATAGGAATCGACCAACGATTGATGTCCAGGGTCATTGCTCGGGCCAAAAAGAATCCTAAGCGTGTGGTATTTGCCGAGGCAGACAATACAAAAATCCTCAAAGCCGCCCAATTGATCAATGATGAAAGAATCGGCGATCCGATTTTGCTGGGCAATAAGGAAGTGATCCTCAAGCTGATTGAAGAGCATTCCCTCGACCTCAGCAATGTCCAGATCATTGATCCATACGAAGAGCTTGATCGCTTGGAGAAATTCGGAAACCTATTGTACCAAAAACGGCAGCGCAAAGGTCTGACGCCTTTCGAAGCACAAAAGATGATGCGCGACCGCACCTATTTTGGCGCCATGATGGTGGAGACAGGTGAAGCAGATGCACTGATTTCCGGGCTTACCAAAGATTATCCCAAAACCATCCTTCCCGCCCTACATGTCATTGGTGTAAAGCAGGATGTGGACAGGGTAGCAGGAATGTATATTATGAATTCTGACAAAGGCCCCTATTTCTTTGCAGACACTACAGTAAACGTAGATCCTACCGCCGACCAAATCGTAGAAATCATCGGACTGACGGCCGATGCAGTGAAATTCTTTGACTTGGAACCCAAAGTGGCCGTACTCTCCTACTCCAACTTCGGTTCGGCAAAAGGAAACACGCCGACCAAAACTGCCCTCGCTACGGCCAAGGCCAAGGAAAAATTTCCTGAACTGATCATCGAAGGTGAAATGCAAGCGAATGTAGCCATCAACGAAGCGATCCAAAAAGAAAATTATCCTTTCAGCGCCCTTGCCAATAAAAAAGCCAATACGCTCATCTTTCCCAACCTCAGTTCGGGGAACATTGCCTACAAACTGTTGGCTGAAATCGGCAATGCAGAAGCCATCGGCCCGGTATTGTTGGGCATGAACAAGCCTGTGCACATCCTCCAACTGGGAAGTTCAATAAGGGAAATCATCAATATGGTAGCCATAGCAGTAGTGGACGCTCAAAGTCATGACAATATATGA
- the ruvA gene encoding Holliday junction branch migration protein RuvA, with amino-acid sequence MIDYLNGKLVFKDPTFVIIDINGIGYHVKVSLNTYSQIKDEEQIKLLTHLHIKEDAHTLYGFKEEMEKRLFLLLISISGVGPNTGLMILSSLSGGELEAAIAQEDHKTIQRVKGVGAKTAQRIVLELKDKINKDNPTPSHPVSGGFIQQNQFIKEEALQALITLGFTKAVAEKNIAAVLKKSGSEISLEELIKASLRST; translated from the coding sequence ATGATCGATTATCTAAACGGAAAACTGGTTTTTAAGGACCCCACATTTGTAATTATTGACATTAACGGTATCGGTTATCATGTCAAAGTATCACTGAACACCTATTCGCAGATCAAGGATGAGGAGCAAATCAAGCTCCTCACCCATCTGCATATCAAAGAAGACGCGCATACCTTATATGGATTTAAGGAAGAAATGGAAAAACGGCTGTTCCTGCTGCTGATTTCCATTTCAGGAGTAGGCCCAAATACCGGGCTGATGATCCTATCATCACTGTCAGGAGGAGAGTTGGAAGCGGCAATTGCCCAAGAAGACCACAAAACCATCCAACGTGTCAAGGGAGTAGGTGCCAAGACCGCGCAGCGTATTGTTTTGGAGCTTAAAGACAAAATAAACAAGGATAATCCAACCCCATCCCATCCGGTTTCAGGTGGTTTTATACAACAAAACCAATTTATCAAAGAAGAAGCTTTGCAAGCGTTGATTACACTGGGATTCACCAAGGCGGTGGCAGAAAAAAATATTGCCGCAGTTTTGAAAAAAAGCGGTTCGGAAATTTCATTGGAAGAATTAATTAAAGCATCTTTAAGGTCAACCTAA